A genomic segment from Streptomyces sp. NBC_01233 encodes:
- the map gene encoding type I methionyl aminopeptidase, with the protein MSGQSLLVPGELSPVRSVPGNIRRPEYVGKPAPTPYTGPEVQTAETIEAMRIAGRIAAQAMEEAAKLIAPGVTTDELDRVAHAYMCDHGAYPSTLGYRGFPKSLCSSVNEVICHGIPDSTVLRDGDIVNLDVTAYIGGVHGDNNATYLCGEVDEESKLLVERTREALNRAIKAVKPGRQINIIGRVIESYAKRFGYGVVRDFTGHGINSSFHSGLIIPHYDSPHATTVIEPGMTFTIEPMLTLGTHEYDMWADGWTVVTKDRKRTAQFEHTLVVTDSGAEILTLP; encoded by the coding sequence ATGTCTGGCCAGTCGCTGCTCGTACCAGGCGAGCTTTCTCCCGTCCGTTCCGTTCCCGGAAACATCCGCCGGCCCGAGTACGTGGGCAAGCCCGCGCCCACTCCGTACACCGGACCGGAGGTGCAGACGGCCGAGACCATCGAGGCCATGCGCATCGCCGGCCGGATCGCCGCCCAGGCGATGGAAGAGGCCGCCAAGCTGATCGCGCCGGGGGTGACCACCGACGAGCTCGACCGGGTCGCCCACGCGTACATGTGCGACCACGGCGCCTATCCCTCGACGCTCGGCTACCGCGGTTTCCCGAAGTCGCTGTGCTCCTCCGTGAACGAGGTCATCTGTCACGGCATCCCGGACTCCACCGTCCTGCGCGACGGCGACATCGTGAACCTCGACGTGACCGCGTACATCGGCGGGGTGCACGGCGACAACAACGCCACCTACCTGTGCGGGGAGGTGGACGAGGAGTCGAAGCTGCTCGTCGAGCGCACCCGCGAGGCGCTGAACCGCGCCATCAAGGCCGTCAAGCCGGGCCGCCAGATCAACATCATCGGCCGGGTCATCGAGTCGTACGCGAAGCGCTTCGGCTACGGCGTGGTCCGGGACTTCACCGGCCACGGCATCAACTCCTCCTTCCACTCCGGCCTGATCATTCCGCACTACGACAGCCCGCACGCCACGACCGTCATCGAGCCCGGCATGACCTTCACCATCGAGCCGATGCTGACCCTGGGCACCCACGAGTACGACATGTGGGCGGACGGCTGGACCGTCGTCACGAAGGACCGCAAGCGGACCGCGCAGTTCGAGCACACGCTGGTGGTGACGGACTCGGGGGCGGAGATCCTGACCCTGCCGTAG
- a CDS encoding biliverdin-producing heme oxygenase, whose product MDAFSTVIRVASHEQHTEAETSTFMSDLLGGRLGVDAYTRYTEQLWFVYRALEDAAESLRNDPVAGPFIRPELMRVAEIERDLAHLLGPNWRENVVALPATQAYAARVAECAAEWPGGYVAHHYTRYLGDLSGGQIIRDKAERTWGFERKGDGVRFYVFADISNPAAFKRTYRELLDAIAADDLEKQRIIDECKRAFDFNGAVFRELGEEFRLSA is encoded by the coding sequence TTGGACGCCTTCTCTACGGTCATCCGCGTCGCTTCGCACGAGCAGCACACCGAGGCCGAGACGTCGACCTTCATGAGCGACCTGCTCGGCGGACGGCTCGGCGTGGACGCGTACACGCGCTACACCGAACAGCTGTGGTTCGTGTACCGGGCCCTGGAGGATGCGGCCGAGTCCCTCAGGAACGATCCGGTGGCCGGCCCGTTCATCCGGCCCGAGCTGATGCGCGTCGCCGAGATCGAGCGCGACCTCGCCCACCTGCTGGGCCCAAACTGGCGGGAGAACGTGGTGGCGCTGCCCGCGACGCAGGCGTACGCCGCCCGCGTGGCCGAGTGCGCGGCCGAGTGGCCGGGCGGGTACGTCGCCCACCACTACACCCGCTACCTGGGCGACCTCTCCGGCGGCCAGATCATCCGCGACAAGGCCGAGCGCACCTGGGGCTTCGAGCGCAAGGGCGACGGCGTCCGGTTCTACGTCTTCGCGGACATCTCCAATCCGGCGGCCTTCAAGCGGACCTACCGCGAGCTGCTGGACGCGATCGCCGCGGACGACCTGGAGAAGCAGCGCATCATCGACGAGTGCAAGCGCGCCTTCGACTTCAACGGCGCGGTCTTCCGCGAGCTGGGCGAGGAGTTCCGGCTCAGCGCGTAG
- a CDS encoding AfsR/SARP family transcriptional regulator, whose translation MRYGILGTAQAIHDDGTPVAVGGARLRALLTALALRPGRVVPAALLVAEVWDGDPPADAVAALQALVARLRRALGHAAVRSAEGGYQLAAEREDVDLYRFERLARSAAETRDPAEAAARYEEALALWRGPALADLPDPGAESARWEAVRMDARRGRLAAALALGGAERSLPELTALCAQQPLDEPLQALRIRALRDAGRPAEALAAYDAVRRDLAARLGTDPGPALRTLHTELLTPSTPRRPEPAPYPADTGAAAHPAPPEQDPAAGTPPGPGPHGAAPRAARQPGAPDPTPGGHPAQPGQGAAPYAAGHPGSGPGPYPPSAPGAIGQPGQGAAPYAAGHPGSGPGPYPPSAPGAIGQPGQGAAPYAAGHPGSGPGPYPPSASGASRQAGRGSGNLRARLTTFVGREDDIRVIGEDLARARLVTLLGPGGAGKTRLSQEAAEAHDAHGGWPDGVWFVELAPVDDPEDVAEAALAALGARETKLRGAAAEELRALTDRTGDAPLDRLAEHCARQRLLLLLDNCEHVIGAAAELAEELLARCPGVQILATSREPLGVPGESLRPVEPLPDPVALRLLGDRGAAARPGFRTDDDPAAAAEICRRLDGLPLAIELAAARLRLLTPRQIADRLDDRFRLLTSGARTVLPRQQTLRAVVDWSWDLLDEPERTVLRRLSVFAGGCDLAAAEAVCADPSYDTADVLGSLVDKSLVVAAPGPDGSGMRYRLLETVAEYAAERLAAAGDDREHTERRHLVHYRELARTTEPLLRGHGQRAATERLVTEYENIRTALRRAVAARDAGEVLCLVHSLGWYWHMHDLATESRHWSEAAAALGPNPFAAPSVPAEPVHERIVDTPPPYSGELLTEAWRGIQLIRLAARDQNSDTWDTPEVRAQIDGVLAAYRPGLPQTCRSPASLWIYAVMIAGDPRLLQRVVDETVETARSFGYRWELASALQLRANILANRADWAGDASRDAEESLALFRELGDDWGCAEALSARAESREKRGMYAPAAEDFRAAIEHAERLGAKAQVTVLRVRMAGTLVENGEAEEAEAILTEITARWQGYGNEAMPAARMFLAGLLGRTGRIAEARAQLEALREDFALGAYAVFDVFLLATMAWLDNQDGEYEEALVRIREAAARVRDPLVMMVAPQLPAVYLLTGAVSLVSLGGPRREYDAARLFGAYRTHLPPGHFPITTEREDAALVEELARAALGDAAYEKAYAEGGGLTMEEATALI comes from the coding sequence GTGCGTTACGGAATTCTCGGCACCGCCCAGGCCATCCACGACGACGGGACCCCCGTCGCCGTCGGCGGAGCGCGCCTGCGGGCGCTCCTGACCGCGCTCGCGCTGCGGCCGGGGCGGGTGGTGCCGGCCGCGCTGCTGGTCGCCGAGGTGTGGGACGGCGACCCGCCGGCCGACGCGGTGGCCGCCCTGCAGGCGCTGGTCGCCCGGCTGCGGCGGGCCCTCGGGCACGCCGCCGTGCGCTCCGCGGAGGGCGGCTACCAGCTCGCCGCCGAACGCGAGGACGTCGACCTGTACCGCTTCGAGCGCCTCGCACGGTCCGCGGCCGAGACGCGGGACCCGGCCGAGGCCGCCGCCCGGTACGAGGAGGCCCTCGCCCTGTGGCGCGGACCGGCCCTCGCCGACCTGCCGGACCCGGGCGCGGAGTCCGCGCGCTGGGAGGCCGTACGGATGGACGCGCGCCGGGGCCGGCTCGCGGCGGCCCTGGCCCTGGGCGGGGCCGAGCGGTCCCTGCCGGAGCTGACCGCGCTGTGCGCGCAGCAGCCGCTGGACGAGCCGCTGCAGGCCCTGCGCATCCGGGCGCTGCGCGACGCGGGCCGCCCGGCGGAGGCGCTGGCCGCGTACGACGCCGTACGCCGGGACCTGGCGGCCCGGCTCGGCACGGACCCGGGCCCCGCCCTGCGCACCCTGCACACCGAGCTCCTCACCCCCTCGACGCCCCGTCGACCCGAGCCCGCCCCCTACCCGGCCGACACCGGTGCCGCCGCGCACCCGGCACCGCCCGAGCAGGACCCCGCCGCCGGAACGCCGCCCGGACCCGGGCCGCACGGCGCCGCACCCCGCGCCGCACGGCAGCCGGGCGCCCCCGACCCCACCCCGGGCGGGCATCCGGCGCAGCCGGGCCAGGGCGCCGCCCCCTACGCCGCGGGTCATCCCGGGTCCGGGCCAGGCCCGTATCCGCCGTCGGCGCCCGGGGCGATAGGGCAGCCGGGCCAGGGCGCCGCCCCCTACGCCGCGGGTCATCCCGGGTCCGGGCCAGGCCCGTATCCGCCGTCGGCGCCCGGGGCGATAGGGCAGCCGGGCCAGGGCGCCGCCCCCTACGCCGCGGGTCACCCCGGGTCCGGGCCAGGCCCGTATCCGCCGTCGGCGTCCGGGGCGTCCCGGCAGGCCGGTCGGGGGAGCGGGAATCTGCGGGCTCGGCTCACCACCTTCGTCGGCCGTGAGGACGACATCCGCGTCATCGGGGAGGATCTCGCGCGGGCGCGGCTCGTCACGCTCCTCGGGCCCGGCGGGGCCGGCAAGACGCGGCTCTCGCAGGAGGCCGCCGAGGCGCACGACGCGCACGGCGGATGGCCCGACGGCGTGTGGTTCGTCGAGCTGGCCCCCGTGGACGACCCGGAGGACGTCGCCGAGGCCGCGCTCGCCGCGCTCGGAGCCCGGGAGACCAAGCTGCGCGGCGCCGCCGCCGAGGAGCTGCGCGCCCTGACCGACCGGACCGGCGACGCCCCGCTGGACCGGCTCGCCGAGCACTGCGCGCGGCAGCGGCTCCTTCTGCTGCTCGACAACTGCGAGCACGTCATCGGGGCGGCCGCCGAGCTGGCGGAGGAGCTCTTGGCACGCTGCCCGGGTGTGCAGATCCTGGCGACGAGCCGTGAACCCCTGGGCGTGCCGGGGGAGTCGCTGCGCCCGGTGGAGCCGCTGCCCGATCCCGTGGCGCTGCGGCTGCTCGGTGACCGCGGGGCCGCCGCCCGCCCGGGGTTCCGTACCGACGACGACCCGGCCGCGGCGGCCGAGATCTGCCGGCGCCTGGACGGTCTGCCGCTCGCCATCGAGCTGGCCGCGGCCCGGTTGCGGCTGCTCACCCCGCGTCAGATCGCCGACCGCCTCGACGACCGTTTCCGGCTGCTGACCAGCGGGGCCCGTACGGTCCTGCCCCGGCAGCAGACCCTGCGTGCCGTCGTCGACTGGTCCTGGGACCTCCTCGACGAGCCCGAACGCACCGTCCTGCGCCGTCTGTCCGTCTTCGCCGGCGGCTGCGACCTCGCCGCCGCCGAGGCCGTCTGCGCCGACCCGTCCTACGACACCGCAGACGTCCTCGGCTCCCTCGTCGACAAGTCCCTCGTCGTCGCCGCCCCCGGACCCGACGGCTCCGGCATGCGCTACCGCCTCCTGGAGACCGTCGCCGAGTACGCTGCCGAGCGCCTCGCCGCCGCCGGGGACGACCGCGAGCACACCGAGCGCCGCCACCTCGTCCACTACCGCGAACTGGCCCGCACCACCGAGCCGCTGCTCCGCGGTCACGGCCAGCGGGCCGCCACCGAGCGGCTCGTCACCGAGTACGAGAACATCCGTACCGCCCTGCGCCGCGCGGTCGCCGCCCGCGACGCCGGCGAAGTGCTGTGCCTCGTCCACTCCCTGGGCTGGTACTGGCACATGCACGACCTGGCCACCGAGTCCCGGCACTGGTCCGAGGCGGCCGCCGCGCTCGGCCCCAACCCCTTCGCGGCGCCCTCCGTCCCCGCCGAGCCCGTCCACGAGCGGATCGTCGACACGCCCCCGCCGTACAGCGGCGAACTCCTCACCGAGGCCTGGCGCGGCATCCAGCTGATCCGGCTGGCCGCCCGCGACCAGAACAGCGACACCTGGGACACCCCCGAGGTCCGTGCCCAGATCGACGGCGTGCTCGCCGCCTACCGGCCCGGGCTGCCGCAGACCTGCCGGTCCCCTGCCTCCCTCTGGATCTACGCCGTCATGATCGCGGGCGACCCCCGGCTGCTGCAGCGCGTCGTGGACGAGACCGTCGAGACCGCCCGTTCCTTCGGCTACCGCTGGGAGCTCGCCTCCGCCCTGCAGCTCCGGGCCAACATCCTCGCCAACCGGGCGGACTGGGCCGGCGACGCCTCCCGCGACGCCGAGGAGAGCCTGGCCCTCTTCCGCGAGCTCGGCGACGACTGGGGCTGCGCCGAGGCGCTGTCCGCGCGGGCCGAGTCCCGGGAGAAGCGCGGTATGTACGCGCCGGCCGCCGAGGACTTCCGGGCCGCGATCGAGCACGCCGAACGCCTGGGTGCCAAGGCCCAGGTGACGGTGTTGCGCGTACGGATGGCCGGAACGCTGGTCGAGAACGGGGAGGCCGAGGAGGCCGAGGCGATCCTCACCGAGATCACGGCACGGTGGCAGGGGTACGGCAACGAGGCCATGCCCGCCGCCCGGATGTTCCTCGCGGGCCTCCTCGGCCGCACCGGCCGGATCGCCGAGGCCCGGGCCCAGCTCGAGGCGCTGCGCGAGGACTTCGCGCTCGGCGCGTACGCCGTCTTCGACGTGTTCCTCCTCGCCACGATGGCCTGGCTGGACAACCAGGACGGCGAGTACGAGGAAGCGCTGGTGCGGATCCGCGAGGCCGCGGCCAGGGTCCGGGACCCGCTCGTGATGATGGTCGCCCCGCAACTGCCCGCCGTGTACCTGCTGACCGGGGCCGTCTCCCTCGTCTCGCTCGGCGGCCCGCGGCGCGAGTACGACGCCGCCCGGCTGTTCGGCGCCTACCGGACCCACCTCCCGCCCGGGCACTTCCCGATCACCACGGAACGCGAGGACGCCGCCCTCGTCGAGGAGCTGGCGAGGGCGGCGCTCGGCGACGCGGCCTACGAGAAGGCGTACGCCGAAGGCGGCGGCCTCACCATGGAGGAGGCCACCGCCCTCATCTGA
- a CDS encoding ABC transporter permease: protein MSTVTTTKPAPTAPGPAPVAADPGEGRIGLRGNLRHIGALVRRNALQIKQDPESMFDVVFMPIIFTLLFVFVFGGAISGKGNQAEYVNYVVPGLMAMMGMNIAMGVGTGVNDDFKKGVMDRFRSMPIARSSVLIAKIVVELGRMMVAIAILLAVGFLLGLSIKGPVLGLFLAIGLSAVFGASLMWIFVLLGLTLKTPQAVQGMAMMVLMPLQFGSSIFAPPTTMPGWLQSFTDYNPLSNLADAARALINDAPVGDSVWMTLAWSVAITAVTMPLAVRKFRQKT from the coding sequence ATGAGCACCGTAACCACGACGAAGCCCGCGCCCACCGCGCCCGGTCCGGCCCCGGTGGCCGCGGACCCCGGCGAGGGCCGGATCGGCCTGCGGGGCAACCTGCGGCACATCGGCGCCCTGGTGCGTCGCAACGCCCTCCAGATCAAGCAGGACCCCGAGTCGATGTTCGACGTCGTGTTCATGCCGATCATCTTCACGCTGCTGTTCGTGTTCGTCTTCGGCGGCGCGATCTCCGGCAAGGGCAACCAGGCGGAATACGTCAACTACGTGGTCCCGGGCCTCATGGCCATGATGGGCATGAACATCGCCATGGGCGTCGGCACGGGTGTCAACGACGACTTCAAGAAGGGTGTCATGGACCGGTTCCGGTCCATGCCCATCGCCCGGTCCTCGGTACTGATCGCCAAGATCGTCGTCGAGCTCGGCCGGATGATGGTCGCCATCGCGATCCTGCTGGCCGTGGGCTTCCTGCTCGGCCTGTCGATCAAGGGACCGGTGCTGGGCCTGTTCCTCGCCATCGGGCTCTCGGCCGTCTTCGGCGCCTCGCTGATGTGGATCTTCGTCCTGCTCGGTCTCACCCTGAAGACCCCGCAGGCGGTCCAGGGCATGGCGATGATGGTCCTGATGCCGCTGCAGTTCGGCAGCTCGATCTTCGCCCCGCCGACCACGATGCCGGGCTGGCTGCAGTCCTTCACGGACTACAACCCGCTGTCGAACCTGGCGGACGCCGCCCGAGCCCTGATCAACGACGCGCCGGTCGGCGACTCGGTGTGGATGACCCTGGCCTGGTCGGTCGCCATCACCGCGGTCACCATGCCGCTCGCGGTACGGAAGTTCCGCCAGAAGACCTGA
- the panB gene encoding 3-methyl-2-oxobutanoate hydroxymethyltransferase, translated as MTHAVSPAREPASAASPTLYGGTGTRRITVRDLTLAKERGEKWPMLTAYDAMTASVFDESGIPVILVGDSMGNCHLGYDSTVPVTMDQMAMLSAAVVRGTSRALVIGDMPFGSYQEGAVQALRSATRLVKEAGVGAVKLEGGERSLHQTELIVQSGIPVMSHLGLTPQSVNAMGYRVQGRGDEAAHQLLRDAKAAQDAGAFAVVLELVPAELAAEVTRSLHIPTVGIGAGSECDAQVLVWTDMMGLAGGKLPRFVKQYANLRATMGDAAKAFAEDVVGGTFPQEEHAFH; from the coding sequence ATGACGCATGCCGTTTCGCCTGCCCGCGAACCCGCATCCGCGGCCTCCCCCACCCTGTACGGAGGCACGGGCACCCGGCGCATCACCGTCCGCGACCTGACCCTCGCCAAGGAACGCGGCGAGAAGTGGCCCATGCTCACGGCCTACGACGCGATGACCGCGTCCGTCTTCGACGAGTCCGGCATCCCGGTCATCCTCGTCGGCGACTCCATGGGCAATTGCCACCTCGGCTACGACTCCACCGTCCCGGTGACGATGGACCAGATGGCCATGCTCTCGGCGGCCGTCGTACGGGGCACGAGCCGCGCCCTGGTCATCGGCGACATGCCGTTCGGCTCGTACCAGGAAGGCGCCGTGCAGGCGCTGCGCAGCGCCACCCGTCTCGTGAAGGAGGCCGGGGTCGGAGCGGTGAAGCTGGAGGGCGGCGAGCGCTCGCTGCACCAGACCGAGCTGATCGTGCAGTCGGGCATCCCCGTCATGTCCCACCTGGGCCTGACCCCGCAGTCCGTCAACGCCATGGGCTACCGGGTGCAGGGCCGCGGCGACGAGGCCGCGCACCAGCTGCTGCGCGACGCGAAGGCGGCGCAGGACGCGGGCGCCTTCGCGGTGGTCCTGGAGCTCGTCCCGGCCGAGCTGGCCGCCGAGGTCACCCGGTCCCTGCACATCCCGACGGTCGGCATCGGCGCCGGCTCGGAGTGCGACGCGCAGGTGCTGGTGTGGACCGACATGATGGGCCTGGCCGGCGGAAAGCTGCCGCGGTTCGTGAAGCAGTACGCGAACCTGCGGGCGACCATGGGCGACGCGGCGAAGGCCTTCGCCGAGGACGTGGTCGGCGGAACGTTCCCGCAGGAAGAGCACGCCTTCCACTGA
- a CDS encoding ATP-binding cassette domain-containing protein: MTRNDNKPNAVEVRGLVKHYGETKALDGVDLDVREGTVLGVLGPNGAGKTTLVRCLSTLITPDSGTAVVAGYDVVRQPRQLRRTIGLTGQYASVDEKLSGWENLYMIGRLLDLSRKDARRRADEMLERFSLTEAAKKAAMNYSGGMRRRLDLAASLIGNPAVLYLDEPTTGLDPRTRNEVWDEVQRLVAEGATVLLTTQYMEEAEQLAGELTVIDRGKVIANGKVDELKARVGGRTLKIRPVASADLPGMARALAEAGLDGVAGTQAVPDEGVLLVPILSDEQLTAVVGLLAARGYAIADLGTYLPSLDEVFLAITGQKPTVVEDSVPTEKTEEVAA, from the coding sequence ATGACGCGAAACGACAACAAGCCCAACGCCGTGGAGGTACGGGGGCTGGTCAAGCACTACGGCGAGACCAAGGCCCTCGACGGTGTCGACCTGGACGTCCGGGAGGGCACGGTCCTCGGGGTCCTCGGCCCCAACGGCGCCGGCAAGACGACGCTGGTCCGCTGCCTCTCCACCCTGATCACCCCCGACTCCGGCACGGCCGTCGTCGCCGGGTACGACGTGGTCCGCCAGCCGCGGCAGCTGCGCCGCACCATCGGCCTCACCGGCCAGTACGCCTCGGTCGACGAGAAGCTCTCCGGCTGGGAGAACCTCTACATGATCGGGCGGCTGCTCGATCTCTCCCGCAAGGACGCCCGCCGCCGCGCGGACGAGATGCTGGAGCGGTTCTCCCTGACCGAGGCGGCCAAGAAGGCCGCCATGAACTACTCCGGCGGCATGCGCCGCCGGCTCGACCTCGCCGCCTCCCTGATCGGCAACCCGGCCGTGCTCTACCTGGACGAGCCGACCACCGGTCTCGACCCGCGCACCCGCAACGAGGTGTGGGACGAGGTCCAGCGGCTGGTCGCCGAGGGCGCCACCGTGCTGCTCACCACCCAGTACATGGAGGAGGCCGAGCAGCTCGCCGGCGAGCTGACGGTCATCGACCGCGGCAAGGTCATCGCCAACGGCAAGGTCGACGAGCTGAAGGCGCGCGTCGGCGGCCGCACCCTGAAGATCCGCCCCGTGGCCTCCGCCGACCTGCCGGGCATGGCCCGCGCGCTGGCCGAGGCCGGACTGGACGGCGTGGCCGGCACCCAGGCCGTACCGGACGAGGGCGTGCTGCTGGTCCCGATCCTGAGCGACGAGCAGCTGACCGCCGTGGTCGGCCTGCTGGCCGCCCGCGGGTACGCCATCGCCGATCTCGGCACCTACCTGCCCAGCCTCGACGAGGTGTTCCTGGCCATCACCGGCCAGAAGCCCACCGTCGTCGAGGACTCCGTCCCCACCGAGAAGACCGAGGAGGTCGCGGCATGA
- a CDS encoding PhzF family phenazine biosynthesis protein yields the protein MNDLDVLKVFCAGDGRYGNLLGVVRDGRTCPDDASRQALAAELGYSETVFIDDPERGVVDIRTPGTRMSFAGHPLVGVAWLLDIEELQPPAGSVWARDDGEFTWITARAEWVEGKRTEQYGSVAEVEALPAPPPGEGWLYAWAWEDETAGRVRARGFPRRPDGIIAEDEATGSAAILLTAQLNRALNITQGAGSQILTAPGPDGTVEIGGRVRFARAVTPVAPHG from the coding sequence GTGAACGATCTCGACGTGCTGAAGGTCTTCTGCGCGGGTGACGGCCGGTACGGCAACCTGCTCGGTGTCGTACGCGACGGCCGGACCTGCCCCGACGACGCGTCCCGGCAGGCGCTGGCCGCCGAACTCGGATACAGCGAGACGGTGTTCATCGACGACCCCGAGCGCGGGGTCGTCGACATCCGCACCCCCGGCACGCGGATGTCCTTCGCCGGACATCCGCTGGTCGGGGTCGCGTGGTTGCTGGACATCGAGGAGCTCCAGCCGCCCGCCGGATCCGTATGGGCCCGGGACGACGGGGAGTTCACCTGGATCACGGCCCGCGCCGAGTGGGTCGAGGGCAAGCGCACCGAGCAGTACGGATCCGTCGCCGAGGTCGAGGCGCTCCCGGCCCCGCCGCCGGGCGAGGGCTGGCTCTACGCCTGGGCGTGGGAGGACGAGACCGCGGGCCGCGTGCGGGCCCGAGGCTTCCCGCGCCGCCCCGACGGGATCATCGCCGAGGACGAAGCCACCGGCTCGGCCGCGATCCTGCTGACGGCCCAGCTGAACCGCGCCCTGAACATCACCCAGGGCGCCGGCTCCCAGATCCTCACCGCCCCCGGCCCCGACGGCACCGTCGAGATCGGCGGCCGCGTCCGCTTCGCCCGGGCGGTCACACCGGTGGCCCCCCACGGGTGA
- a CDS encoding site-2 protease family protein translates to MGHQGSRGERRISSVFLGIFAVMAVTGWAVWTGYSTSTGLAVFLFVTSAWIVSLCLHEYAHARTALHSGDLSVGAKGYLTLNPLNYSHALLSIVLPVLFVILGGLGLPGGAVYIERGRIRGRWKHSLISAAGPLTNVAFAVICTAPFWLDALDGVPMPFRYALAFLALLQVSAAILNFLPVPGLDGYGVIEPWLSHRVRREVEPLAPFGLIAVFALLWIPEVNVFFFGVVRDLLSALGVSGLETDCGHALYRFWQDAGSFCEAP, encoded by the coding sequence ATGGGTCATCAGGGCAGCCGCGGCGAGCGGCGGATCAGTTCGGTATTCCTCGGCATCTTCGCCGTCATGGCCGTCACCGGCTGGGCCGTGTGGACGGGGTACTCGACGAGCACCGGGCTCGCGGTGTTCCTCTTCGTGACGTCGGCGTGGATCGTCTCCCTCTGCCTGCACGAGTACGCGCACGCCCGCACCGCCCTGCACAGCGGCGACCTCTCGGTGGGCGCCAAGGGCTACTTGACGCTGAATCCGCTGAATTATTCGCACGCGCTGCTCAGCATCGTGCTGCCGGTGCTCTTCGTGATCCTGGGCGGGCTGGGCCTGCCCGGCGGCGCCGTCTACATCGAGCGCGGCCGGATCCGGGGGCGCTGGAAGCACAGCCTCATCTCGGCGGCGGGCCCGCTGACCAACGTGGCGTTCGCCGTCATCTGCACGGCGCCGTTCTGGCTGGACGCCCTCGACGGGGTCCCGATGCCCTTCCGCTACGCCCTCGCCTTCCTGGCCCTGCTCCAGGTCTCGGCGGCGATCCTGAACTTCCTGCCGGTTCCGGGCCTCGACGGCTACGGGGTCATCGAACCCTGGCTGTCGCACCGGGTGCGCCGCGAGGTGGAGCCGCTGGCGCCGTTCGGCCTGATCGCCGTCTTCGCCCTGCTGTGGATCCCGGAGGTCAACGTCTTCTTCTTCGGCGTGGTGCGCGACCTGCTGTCCGCACTGGGCGTGTCGGGCCTGGAGACGGACTGCGGCCACGCCCTCTACCGCTTCTGGCAGGACGCCGGCAGCTTCTGCGAGGCCCCCTGA
- the npdG gene encoding NADPH-dependent F420 reductase, producing the protein MTSSDSTQKPPVKDPWELPDVSGLVVGVLGGTGDQGRGLAYRLARAGQKVIIGSRAADRARTAAGELGLGVEGADNAECARRSDIVIIAVPWEGHAKTLEALREDLAGKLVVDCVNPLGFDKQGAYALQVEEGSAAQQAAALLPDSRVTAAFHHLSAVLLQDESIDEIDTDVMVLGESRADTDIVQALAARVPGMRGVFAGRLRNAHQVESLVANLISTNRRYKAHAGLRLTDV; encoded by the coding sequence ATGACTTCCTCAGACAGCACGCAGAAGCCGCCGGTCAAGGACCCGTGGGAGCTGCCGGACGTGTCCGGCCTCGTCGTCGGCGTCCTCGGCGGCACCGGCGACCAGGGCCGGGGCCTCGCCTACCGGCTCGCCAGGGCCGGCCAGAAGGTGATCATCGGCTCCCGTGCCGCCGACCGCGCCCGGACCGCCGCCGGCGAACTGGGCCTCGGGGTGGAGGGCGCCGACAACGCCGAGTGCGCGCGCCGCAGCGACATCGTGATCATCGCGGTGCCGTGGGAGGGCCACGCCAAGACCCTCGAAGCCCTGCGCGAAGACCTCGCGGGCAAGCTCGTCGTGGACTGCGTCAACCCGCTGGGCTTCGACAAGCAGGGCGCCTACGCCCTCCAGGTCGAAGAGGGCAGCGCCGCCCAGCAGGCCGCCGCCCTCCTCCCCGACTCCCGCGTCACGGCGGCCTTCCACCACCTCTCGGCGGTCCTCCTGCAGGACGAGTCGATCGACGAGATCGACACCGACGTGATGGTCCTCGGCGAATCCCGCGCCGACACGGACATCGTCCAGGCCCTCGCCGCCCGCGTCCCCGGCATGCGCGGCGTCTTCGCGGGCCGCCTGCGCAACGCCCACCAGGTCGAATCCCTGGTCGCCAACCTCATCTCCACCAACCGCCGCTACAAGGCCCACGCGGGCCTGCGCCTCACGGACGTCTGA